A DNA window from Mytilus edulis chromosome 14, xbMytEdul2.2, whole genome shotgun sequence contains the following coding sequences:
- the LOC139503490 gene encoding uncharacterized protein, translated as MPTPRNFSCIICMKTHLKETNRRAIFNSGLRNYVESILKRHVYEHDAICLKCRTRIQREIQANKLVNNVTVAEKNKSNEKKQASSGGVLSPKTIQLPICSTTKSHRMCIVCKKQNSNRHKLIVVPNEAKTQTFIDKGIFISTNSRCCSDHLVGKYFKQEALKALKHTSSSTFFNRTDVNNLLDRTRSMLKDVGKLNFDVQIAMSDDDFVNLTGLTKQQFDVVATHVTDLRNSEVRSIRTCLAILLVKLRTGLSNTILGTLFSLKSYNIRRAVHSARESLIKNFVPSFLGFNHMSHSVFAQSHTTPTAKTLFTGNNEDTAVLILDGTYIYIQKSSYHKFQKKTYSMHKNRPLVKPMIIVGSDGYILSVLGPYYANGHNNDASITKHLFKTNAEDIKKWIKDDDVLVVDRGFRDAQAFLESLNLKVEMPCFIKKGQKQHTTEEANSSRLITKVRWVVESANGRIKQWRFLDKVVSNHFVPYIGDFVRIVSAFINCFRAPLINDFCNEEIGQTMLDKAQLGNQVQKYVEDNNLIRKKAIYSEVNGTENVLDFPKLTLQQIRDITMGVYQLKQAPRYTESHLSDDNYMLQTCRDRPNLLRVKLTSRHSSSRVYSLWIEFSGDEVTGWYCTCKVGARVVGCCAHIASTMWYLGYSRWELETPSTCKYADSILNAKDVPLETDSDSDSDGFIEE; from the coding sequence ATGCCTACCCCACGAAATTTCAGTTGCATTATATGTATGAAAACGCATTTAAAAGAGACAAACCGACGAGCAATATTTAATTCTGGATTACGGAACTATGTAGAGTCAATTTTAAAAAGACATGTGTACGAACATGACGCAATTTGCTTAAAATGTAGAACAAGAATTCAACGAGAAATTCAGGCTAACAAATTAGTTAACAATGTGACTgttgcagaaaaaaataaaagcaatgaaaaaaaacaagcaaGCTCTGGAGGCGTCCTTAGTCCAAAAACCATACAACTTCCAATATGTTCTACCACAAAATCACACCGTATGTGTATTGTTTGTAAGAAGCAGAATTCAAATAGGCATAAACTTATTGTTGTTCCCAATGAAGCCAAGACACAAACATTTATAGACAAGGGCATCTTTATTTCCACGAACAGTAGGTGTTGTTCTGATCACCTTGTTGGTAAATACTTCAAGCAAGAGGCTCTGAAAGCATTAAAGCATACTTCTTCGTCGACATTCTTCAACCGTACGGATGTAAACAACTTGTTGGATAGAACCAGGTCAATGCTAAAAGATGTTGGAAAACTTAATTTTGATGTCCAGATAGCTATGTCAGATGACGATTTTGTTAATCTCACTGGACTCACCAAACAACAGTTTGACGTTGTCGCCACACATGTTACAGACTTAAGAAACTCTGAAGTACGCTCAATAAGAACATGTCTTGCTATTCTCCTTGTAAAATTACGCACTGGATTATCGAACACAATCTTGGGAACTCTTTTCAGCCTTAAGTCGTACAATATACGGCGAGCCGTACACTCAGCTCGAGAATCtctaattaaaaattttgttCCATCATTTTTAGGATTCAACCATATGAGTCATTCCGTTTTTGCCCAGAGTCATACAACTCCAACTGCCAAAACATTGTTTACAGGAAACAATGAAGACACAGCTGTTCTGATCCTAGATGGGACATACATATACATACAGAAAAGTTCATACCACAAGTTCCAGAAGAAAACCTACAGTATGCACAAAAATCGACCTTTAGTCAAGCCCATGATTATAGTTGGATCTGATGGCTACATTTTGAGTGTCTTGGGGCCATATTATGCCAATGGCCACAACAACGATGCCTCAATTACCAAGCATTTATTTAAAACCAATGCTGAAGATATAAAGAAATGGATAAAGGACGATGACGTATTAGTAGTCGACAGAGGTTTCAGAGATGCTCAAGCTTTCCTTGAGAGTTTGAACTTGAAAGTAGAGATGCCTTGTTTCATCAAAAAGGGACAAAAACAACACACTACCGAGGAGGCAAATTCTTCACGACTTATAACAAAAGTTCGGTGGGTAGTTGAAAGCGCCAATGGACGCATTAAACAGTGGCGCTTTCTCGACAAAGTCGTTTCAAACCACTTCGTTCCCTATATTGGAGATTTTGTCAGAATTGTTTCTGCATTTATTAATTGCTTCCGGGCTCCACTGATTAATGATTTTTGCAATGAAGAGATTGGCCAAACTATGCTGGATAAAGCACAGCTTGGTAACCAGGTACAGAAGTATGTCGAGGACAATAATTTAATTCGCAAAAAGGCTATTTATTCTGAAGTAAATGGCACGGAAAACGTTTTAGATTTTCCTAAACTTACTCTCCAACAAATCAGAGATATTACTATGGGAGTATATCAACTGAAGCAAGCCCCAAGATATACAGAAAGCCATCTCTCTGATGACAATTACATGCTCCAGACTTGCCGTGACCGTCCTAATCTATTACGAGTAAAACTAACATCCAGACATTCGTCCTCAAGAGTGTACAGCCTATGGATTGAATTTAGTGGAGATGAAGTCACTGGTTGGTATTGCACCTGTAAAGTTGGCGCCCGGGTGGTTGGTTGTTGTGCGCATATTGCATCTACAATGTGGTACCTTGGTTATAGCAGGTGGGAACTAGAGACACCAAGCACGTGTAAATATGCAgattcaattttgaatgcaaaagaTGTGCCACTTGAAACAGATTCCGATTCTGATAGTGACGGTTTCATTGAGGAGTGA